A window of Chitinophaga sp. MM2321 contains these coding sequences:
- a CDS encoding 23S rRNA (pseudouridine(1915)-N(3))-methyltransferase RlmH yields the protein MKIQLWSIGKEHDPYIREGIAVFQKRLQHYVDFDVKLIPTVKQAASLSVPELKKQEAKIIMDLLQPTDYLLALDEKGKMMTTIQFSDFLQQRTNAGTRQLIILIGGAFGIDPSLLQRAQMQLSLSPLTFPHQLVRLIFTEQLYRAYTVLNREKYHHQ from the coding sequence GTGAAAATTCAACTCTGGAGCATAGGAAAAGAACATGATCCCTACATCAGGGAAGGCATCGCTGTATTTCAAAAAAGGTTGCAACATTACGTGGATTTTGATGTAAAACTCATCCCTACTGTAAAACAGGCTGCCAGTCTATCCGTTCCTGAACTCAAAAAACAGGAAGCCAAAATAATCATGGACCTGCTACAGCCCACAGATTATTTGCTGGCACTGGATGAAAAAGGAAAGATGATGACAACTATCCAGTTTTCAGATTTTCTGCAACAACGCACCAATGCCGGTACCAGGCAGCTGATCATCCTGATCGGTGGCGCCTTCGGTATAGATCCGTCTTTGCTGCAACGGGCGCAGATGCAGCTATCCCTTTCTCCGCTTACCTTCCCACATCAGCTGGTAAGACTTATTTTCACAGAACAGTTGTACCGCGCCTATACTGTATTAAACCGCGAGA